CAGTTCCTGGCCCGCTTCCGGCGCGAGGCGCAATCCGTGGCCGGGCTGAACCACGTGTCCATCGTGGCGGTCTACGACTCCGGGGAGGAGATCCAGGGCGACGGTGTGGACGGCGTGAAAGCCCCGTACATCGTCATGGAGATCGTCCAGGGTGAGACCCTCAAGGGCCTCCTCAAGGCCGGCGAGGTGTCCGTCGACCAGGCCGTCGAGTACACGCTCGGGGTGCTGGCCGCCCTCGAGTACAGCCATAAGGCCGGGATCGTGCACCGGGACATCAAGCCCGGCAACGTCATGGTCCGCAGCGACTCCGGCAGGGTCAAGGTCATGGACTTCGGCATCGCCCGGGCCGTGACCGACTCCTCTGCCACCATGACCCAGACCCAGGCCGTGGTCGGCACCGCCCAGTACCTCTCCCCGGAGCAGGCCCTGGGCGAGACCGTGGACGCCCGCAGTGACCTCTATTCGGCCGGCTGCCTGCTCTACGAACTGCTGACCGGCAAGCCGCCGTTCCAGGGCGACAGCCCGGTGTCCGTGGCGTACCAGCACGTCCAGGGCATCGCGGTGCCGCCCAGCAAGCTCAACCCCGACGTCAGCGGGGCGCTGGATTCCGTCGTGGCCAAGGCCATGAGGAAGAGGCGCGAGGACCGGTTCCCCGACGCCGCGGCCTTCCGGCGCGCCCTGCGCGCCGCCCTCGGTGGTGTCGCCGTGCACGACGCGCCCCAGGACTCCACCGCGGCGAACCTCGTGGCGGTGCCGGCGGACGCGCTCACGGCCGCCGTCGAGCAGCAGACGACGGCGCGCCACCGGGCTGCGGGAGGCGCGGCCGGCGAATCCACCACCGCCCTGGCCCAGGTTCCGGAGCATGGCGCCGGGCATGGCGCCGAAGCCGCCGCGGACGTCACGCCTGCCCCGTACGGCACCGCCGAGGACGCCCTCACGCTGACGCAGGACCAGCTCCGCGTGCTCCTGCCGGAGATCCGGAACCTCCCCGAGGTGCAGCAGGCCCAGCGCAAACACCGCCGTCACCGACGCGGTCTCATGGTCACCATCTGGATCTTCGTGCTCATGGTGCTGGGCGGCGCCGGCTTCGGGATCTACAGCTGGCTCACCCGCCCGATCCCGGTGGAGATGGTCGCGGTTCCGGCCGTGGCGCAGCTGACCGAGTCGGCGGCCATGCAGAAGCTCTACGACGCCCGCCTCCAGCCGAAGGTGACGCATGTGGCGAGTGCGACCGTCCCGGAGGGCACGGCCATCGAGACGGATCCCCGGGAAGGGGAGATGATCGAGGTCAACAAGGACGTGAAGCTCGTGGTGTCCGCCGGCCCCACGGCGGTTCAGATCCCCGACAAGCTCCAGGGGCAGAGTGAGGCCGCCGTCCGGGACATCCTGCGCGCCGCGGGACTCAAGAGCACTCCCGTGACGTCCTTCGCGGACAGCGCGACCGTCCCGGCCAATCAGGTCATCGCCACCAAGCCGGCCTCGGGCCAGACGGTGCCCGTCAACGGCGCGGTGCAGATCATCGTGTCCACGGGCAAGGTCGAGGTTCCGGAGCTGCGAGGGCAGACCGTGGACCAGGCCACCACCGTCCTGGAGGGTCTCGGCCTGCAAGTGGGGGTCGAGGAGAAGGACAACGCCGTGGTCCCCGAGGGCCAAGTCACCGGTCAGAGCGTGGCGGCCAAGGACCGCATC
This portion of the Arthrobacter woluwensis genome encodes:
- the pknB gene encoding Stk1 family PASTA domain-containing Ser/Thr kinase; amino-acid sequence: MSTGTRVLNGRYELGDLIGRGGMADVYRGTDLRLGRDVAVKILRADLARDPQFLARFRREAQSVAGLNHVSIVAVYDSGEEIQGDGVDGVKAPYIVMEIVQGETLKGLLKAGEVSVDQAVEYTLGVLAALEYSHKAGIVHRDIKPGNVMVRSDSGRVKVMDFGIARAVTDSSATMTQTQAVVGTAQYLSPEQALGETVDARSDLYSAGCLLYELLTGKPPFQGDSPVSVAYQHVQGIAVPPSKLNPDVSGALDSVVAKAMRKRREDRFPDAAAFRRALRAALGGVAVHDAPQDSTAANLVAVPADALTAAVEQQTTARHRAAGGAAGESTTALAQVPEHGAGHGAEAAADVTPAPYGTAEDALTLTQDQLRVLLPEIRNLPEVQQAQRKHRRHRRGLMVTIWIFVLMVLGGAGFGIYSWLTRPIPVEMVAVPAVAQLTESAAMQKLYDARLQPKVTHVASATVPEGTAIETDPREGEMIEVNKDVKLVVSAGPTAVQIPDKLQGQSEAAVRDILRAAGLKSTPVTSFADSATVPANQVIATKPASGQTVPVNGAVQIIVSTGKVEVPELRGQTVDQATTVLEGLGLQVGVEEKDNAVVPEGQVTGQSVAAKDRIDQGGTVVLTVARKPTPPPTPSSTPSATPSGKPTADGG